From the genome of Candidatus Methylomirabilis sp., one region includes:
- a CDS encoding DedA family protein: MDPVVSPWPFLPRYGYAILFLGIALENAGLPLPGEVFLLAAGFLASTGPFELPFVIALGAASAVAGDSLSYLLGRLGGERLPQLYCKMMLGSADCVRKTHEYFARRGGLTVALARFVVGVRAFAAPMAGATKMAYPRFLAYDALGALLWATLVGGFGYLFGSRWDRLQGDYRRYYGFVLLTVLLVGLGYILMKFLRRRRYGPASSF; encoded by the coding sequence ATGGACCCGGTGGTCAGCCCCTGGCCTTTCCTCCCCAGATACGGGTACGCGATCCTCTTCCTCGGGATCGCCCTGGAAAACGCCGGTCTTCCCCTCCCCGGGGAGGTCTTTCTCCTGGCTGCAGGGTTCTTGGCCTCCACCGGTCCGTTCGAGCTCCCCTTCGTGATCGCCCTCGGGGCGGCAAGTGCAGTGGCGGGTGACAGCCTCAGCTACCTCCTGGGCCGGCTGGGCGGGGAGCGCCTGCCGCAGCTTTACTGCAAGATGATGCTGGGCTCTGCGGATTGTGTTCGGAAGACACACGAGTACTTTGCCAGGCGTGGCGGCCTCACGGTCGCCCTTGCCCGCTTCGTGGTAGGCGTCCGGGCATTCGCGGCTCCCATGGCCGGCGCCACCAAGATGGCCTATCCGCGATTCCTGGCCTACGATGCCCTGGGGGCGCTCCTTTGGGCGACCCTCGTCGGCGGCTTTGGGTATCTCTTTGGAAGCCGCTGGGACCGGCTTCAGGGTGACTACCGTCGGTACTATGGATTTGTCCTCCTTACCGTCCTGCTCGTCGGGCTTGGCTACATCCTGATGAAGTTCCTGAGGCGGCGCCGGTATGGACCCGCTTCGAGTTTTTAA
- a CDS encoding TlpA disulfide reductase family protein translates to MKAWRRTVVASLLLLTGAGASLAQDASPRIGLEVGLTAPAFALPDLAGTLHSLAQHRGEVVLVNFWSTWCAPCRTEMPDLQVLYETYRERGFTVLAVNLNLDGHEPVEAFVAELRLTFPILLDPRKDVGRAYRVFAIPASFLLDRQGRIAYRRVGDPAWDQPQTRALVERLLAVP, encoded by the coding sequence GTGAAAGCGTGGCGACGGACCGTGGTGGCAAGTTTGCTCCTGCTCACGGGCGCCGGGGCCTCGCTCGCCCAGGACGCCTCCCCGCGGATCGGCCTGGAGGTGGGACTCACGGCCCCGGCCTTTGCCCTCCCCGACCTGGCGGGGACCCTCCACTCCCTCGCCCAGCACCGGGGCGAGGTGGTCCTGGTGAACTTCTGGTCCACCTGGTGCGCTCCCTGCCGAACCGAGATGCCGGACCTCCAGGTCCTCTACGAGACCTACCGCGAGCGGGGGTTCACGGTCCTGGCGGTCAATCTCAATTTAGACGGGCACGAGCCGGTGGAGGCCTTCGTTGCCGAGCTGCGGCTCACCTTCCCTATTCTCCTGGATCCCCGGAAGGACGTCGGCCGGGCCTACCGGGTCTTCGCCATCCCAGCGAGTTTCCTCCTCGACCGCCAGGGCCGGATCGCCTACCGGCGCGTCGGCGACCCGGCCTGGGACCAGCCCCAGACTCGGGCGCTCGTGGAGCGTCTCCTGGCGGTCCCTTAG
- a CDS encoding sigma-70 family RNA polymerase sigma factor encodes MEGTGPGPQGRRREFEEVALVHLHVLYGAALRLAGNQAEAEDLVQDTALRAYEFFHQFAPGTNCKAWLLRILYRTFLNRRRAVRLTVAYDDDLAPPVGGSATVGNPEEDFLRKATGEEIQRALMVLPEKFRLPVILADLEGLTYREIAEVCGCPVGTVMSRLHRGRAHLREALRELLEPGRVEDGK; translated from the coding sequence GTGGAGGGGACCGGGCCGGGACCGCAGGGGCGGCGCCGGGAATTCGAGGAGGTGGCGCTCGTCCACCTGCACGTGCTTTATGGCGCCGCCCTGCGGCTGGCCGGGAACCAGGCGGAGGCGGAAGACCTCGTGCAGGACACGGCGCTGCGGGCCTACGAGTTCTTCCACCAGTTCGCTCCCGGCACGAACTGCAAGGCCTGGCTCCTCCGGATCCTTTATCGGACCTTCCTGAACCGCCGCCGGGCGGTCCGCCTCACCGTGGCCTACGACGATGATCTGGCCCCCCCGGTGGGGGGGAGCGCGACGGTCGGGAATCCGGAGGAGGACTTCCTCCGGAAGGCCACGGGCGAGGAGATCCAGCGCGCCCTCATGGTTCTGCCGGAGAAATTCCGGCTGCCGGTGATCCTGGCAGACCTGGAGGGGCTGACCTACCGCGAGATCGCCGAGGTCTGTGGCTGCCCCGTGGGGACGGTGATGAGCCGGCTGCACCGCGGGCGGGCGCACCTGCGGGAGGCGTTGCGGGAACTGCTCGAGCCGGGGCGAGTTGAGGACGGGAAATGA